One genomic segment of Amycolatopsis sp. Hca4 includes these proteins:
- a CDS encoding replication-relaxation family protein has translation MITTTTRQHQLRQHLPGRTTPRAASSIEHQAALATRLTPRDKWLLSMLHEHRVLTSAQLQDAAFPSARSTRQRLRELYLWRAVSRFQPFRQLGSAPMHYVLGPAGAAVLAAEHGLDVKDLGYRHDRAMAIAHNQRLAHTVGVGDFFTSLIARGRRDHHEVTAWWSEARCARHFGDLVIPDAYGRWRSAAGELEFFLEYDTGSESLAKIARKLLAYARLADSTGIATPVLFWLPTSRREAGARTALARLHADLEQPTGVPVATAAADLLDPGAVCPSPADDVWLPLSVRTPKPRSPRHELGELANAWPSLPPPATSDLDEPSDRAASQATAYRLPPPWPMPPCASSRRAGHPGL, from the coding sequence GTGATCACCACCACGACCCGGCAGCACCAGTTGCGCCAACACCTCCCCGGCCGCACCACCCCACGCGCCGCCAGCTCCATAGAACACCAAGCCGCGCTCGCCACGCGGCTCACCCCGCGGGACAAGTGGCTACTGAGCATGCTCCACGAGCACCGCGTCCTCACCTCGGCCCAGCTCCAGGACGCCGCATTCCCGTCCGCTCGCTCCACTCGGCAGCGCCTGCGCGAGCTGTACCTGTGGCGCGCGGTCAGCCGCTTCCAGCCCTTCCGCCAGCTCGGCTCGGCACCCATGCACTACGTGCTCGGACCTGCCGGCGCCGCCGTGCTGGCCGCCGAACACGGCCTCGACGTCAAAGACCTCGGCTACCGCCACGACCGTGCGATGGCCATCGCCCACAACCAGCGCCTCGCCCACACCGTCGGCGTCGGCGACTTCTTCACCTCTCTCATCGCACGCGGACGCCGGGACCATCACGAAGTCACCGCATGGTGGTCGGAGGCCCGCTGTGCCCGTCACTTCGGCGACCTCGTCATTCCCGACGCCTACGGCCGCTGGCGGAGCGCAGCCGGCGAGCTCGAATTCTTCCTCGAGTACGACACCGGCAGCGAGTCACTCGCCAAGATCGCCCGCAAGCTGCTCGCCTACGCCCGGCTCGCCGACTCCACCGGCATCGCCACTCCGGTGCTCTTCTGGCTGCCGACCAGCCGCCGCGAGGCCGGCGCCCGCACCGCGCTCGCCCGCCTCCACGCCGACCTCGAACAGCCAACCGGCGTCCCCGTGGCCACCGCCGCCGCCGACCTCCTCGACCCAGGCGCCGTGTGCCCGAGTCCCGCCGACGACGTCTGGCTCCCGCTCAGCGTGAGGACACCGAAGCCGAGATCGCCGCGACACGAACTCGGCGAGCTGGCAAACGCCTGGCCGTCCCTACCGCCTCCCGCCACCTCCGACCTCGACGAACCTTCCGACCGTGCAGCCAGCCAGGCCACGGCCTACCGGCTGCCGCCGCCATGGCCCATGCCGCCTTGCGCGAGTTCCCGCCGAGCTGGTCATCCCGGTCTCTGA